The Natator depressus isolate rNatDep1 chromosome 8, rNatDep2.hap1, whole genome shotgun sequence genome window below encodes:
- the RPS8 gene encoding small ribosomal subunit protein eS8, giving the protein MGISRDNWHKRRKTGGKRKPYHKKRKYELGRPPANTKIGPRRIHTVRVRGGNKKYRALRLDVGNFSWGSECCTRKTRIIDVVYNASNNELVRTKTLVKNCIVLIDSTPYRQWYEAHYALPLGRKKGAKLTPEEEEILNKKRSKKIQKKYDERKKNAKISSILEEQFQQGKLLACIASRPGQCGRADGYILEGKELEFYLRKIKARKGK; this is encoded by the exons ATGG GTATCTCTAGGGACAACTGGCACAAGCGTCGCAAGACTGGGGGCAAAAGGAAGCCCTACCACAAGAAGAGGAAGTATGAGTTGGGGCGACCACCCGCCAACACCAAG aTTGGCCCGCGCCGGATTCACACAGTGAGGGTTCGTGGTGGTAACAAGAAATATCGTGCTCTGCGCTTGGACGTTGGCAACTTCTCTTGGGGTTCTGAAT GCTGCACCCGCAAGACCAGAATCATTGATGTGGTCTACAATGCTTCCAACAATGAGCTGGTGCGGACAAAGACCCTGGTGAAGAACTGCATTGTTCTCATTGACAGCACCCCATACCGACAGTGGTATGAAGCCCACTATGCCTTGCCCCTCGGACGCAAGAAGGGTGCTAAACTG ACTCCTGAAGAGGAGGAAATCTTAAACAAGAAGCGTTCAAAGAAGATTCAGAAGAAATATGACGAGCGGAAGAAAAACGCCAAGATCAGCAGCATCCTGGAGGAGCAATTCCAGCAGGGAAAGCTGCTTG CTTGCATCGCCTCCAGACCTGGACAGTGTGGCCGAGCAGACGGCTATATTCTGGAAGGCAAGGAACTAGAATTCTACCTGAGGAAGATCAAGGCCAGGAAAGGCAAATGA